The Clostridia bacterium genome segment AACTCGCCGGCGAGCGGTGGATGTCCCTGGACGAGGCCGCGCGTGCGGAACCGGTCCTGCCGCGCCTCGATTGGAGCGCCATCCGGACCGCCCTGCGCAGGGGGGGCGCCGAGCGGACGTGACGATCACGATCGGCGGCAGCAACGGCCTTGTGCCGGCGTTGCAGATCATTCTCTTCCTCACGGCTCTCGCGCTGGTGCCGGCCGTGCTCGTCATGATGACGGCGTTCACCCGCATCCTCGTCGTCCTGTCCTTCGTGCGGACGGCGGTGGGCGCCGGCCAGGTGCCGCCGAACGCCGTGATCATCGGCCTGGCGCTGTTCCTGACGATCTTCGTCATGGCGCCGGTGGGACAGGCCATCTACCAGCAGGCCTGGGTGCCCTTCCGCGCGGGCCAGATCGACCAGGCCACCGCCCTGCGGCGAGCGGAGGGGCCCGCACGGGACTTCATGCTGAAGCAGACTCGGGAGAGCGACCTCGCGTTGTTCTGGCGGCTCTCCGGCCACACGGGCCAGGTGCGGCGGGAGGACGTGCCGCTCACGGCGCTGGTGCCGGCGTTCGCGATCAGCGAGCTCAAGACGGCGTTCGAAATGGGTTTCATCATTTATATTCCGTTTCTCGTGATCGACATGGTCGTGGCCAGCACGCTCATGTCCATGGGCATGCTGATGCTTCCGCCGGTGCTGGTGTCGCTGCCGTTCAAGGTGCTGCTGTTCGTGCTCGTCGACGGCTGGCACCTGGTCGCGCAGAACCTGGTCCAGGGGTATTAGGAGGACGTCGATGACCGACGGCATGGTGATCCAGTTGTCGCGCGACGCGATGATGACGGGGCTCCTCGTGGCGGCGCCCGTGCTCGGGATCGGCATGGTGGTGGGGCTCCTCGTCAGCCTCTTTCAGGCGACGACCCAGATCAACGAGCAGACGCTCGCCTTTGTGCCGAAGATCCTGGCCATGCTCGGGGCGCTGGCGCTCTTCGGCCCCTGGATGCTGCACGTGCTCGTCGACTACACCACCCGGGTGTGGAACCTCCTGCCGGTTCTGGGCGGCGGGGCGTAAGGGGGGAGCGGAGTGGACGGTCTCCTGTCGGTCTCGCTGGACCGCTGGCTGGTGTTCTGGGCCGTCGTGGCGCGCGTGAGCGCGGTCGTCGCCACCGCGCCGGTGTACGGAGCGGCCTTCGTCCCCGGCGTGCTCCGGGTGGGCCTGGCGCTGGCCGTGAGCTACGCCCTGTGGCCGTCCGTCGCCGCTCCGGCTCCGCCGTCCGATCTGTGGGGCGCCGCGGCGTTCGTGCTCGGCGAGGCGGTGACGGGGCTGGCCATCGGGCTCATGAGCCGGATGGCGTTCGCGGCCGTGCAGGCGATGGGGTCGCTCCTGGACTTGGACCTCGGGTTCGGCGCCGCGAACCTTCTCGACCCGGCGTCGGAGCAGCCGCTGCCGCTTCTCGCCAACTTCATGAACCTCTTCGCGACCGTCGTCTACCTGCTCTCCAACGCGCACTACGTCCTCTTCGCCGCCATCGCGGACAGCTTCCGCCTCCTGCCCGTCGGCGCGTGGACGGCGCCCTCGTTTGCGCGGCCGGTGCTGGACGCCTTCGTGGCGTCGTTCCTCACCGCGGTGCAGCTGGCCGTGCCGATCCTGGCCGCGTCGTTCCTCGTGACCGTGGCCCTCGCCGTGTTGTCCCGGGCCGTGCCGCAGCTGAACGTGTTCCTGATCGGCCTTCCGGTCAAGTCGGCCGTCGGTCTCGCCGGCCTGTCCCTGCTCCTGCCGATCTACGCGGGCATGATGCGCCGGATCTTCCCCGCGGACGCGGCGGCGATCCTGGGCCCGCTGGGAGGGAGTTGACCGTGGACCTGCAGCTCTTCGCGGAGGAGCGGCGTTTCCCCGCCACACCGAAGCGCCGGCGCGAGGCGCGGCGGCGCGGCCAGGTGGCGCACAGCGGCGACCTCTCGGCGGCCGTGGTCTTGCTCGGCGTGGCGGCCGTCGCCCAGTGGTGGGCGCCGGCGGCGGCGCGGCGGGTGGCCGCGTTCGCCGTGCACCTCTGGTCCACGCCGGTCGGCGGGATCTGGGACGGCCAGGCCCCGTACGGTGTGCTGGCCGCGGCCACGAGCGCGTTCCTGGGCGCCGCGGCGCCGCTGCTCGCGGCCGGGGCGCTGGTCGGGGCAGCTGTGGGCGTGGCCCAGTCGGGGTTCGGCTTCAGCCTCCTCGCGGCGGCGCCGCAGTGGTCGCGCGTCAATCCGCTGGCCGGCATCGGCCGGCTGTTCTCCAGCCGCTCGCTGGTCGAGCTCGTGAAATCCCTGCTGAAGCTGGCCGTCGTGGGCGCGCTCACCTACGCAAGCGTCGCGCGGACGATCTCCGCCATGCCGGTGTGGCTGGAAAGCGGCGTCGGCGGGGCGATGGTCCAGGTGGCCCAGGCGACGGTCACGCTGATCTGGCGGCTCGGCCTCGCGTTCCTCGTGCTCGCCGCGGCGGACTACGCCTACCAACGCTTCATGCACGAGCAGAGCCTGCGCATGACGCGCCAGGAGGTGCGCGAGGAGACGCGCGAGTCGGAAGGCGACCCGCAGCTCCGCGCGCGCATCCGCCGCCGCCAGCGGGAGATCGCGAGGCGCCGCATGCTGCACGACGTCCGCCACGCGGACGTCGTCGTCACGAACCCGACGCATTACGCGGTGGCCCTCCGCTACCGGCCCGGCATCGAGGCGGCGCCGGTGGTCGTGGCCAAGGGGAAGGGCTGGCTGGCGCTGCGCATCCGGGAGCTGGCGCGCGCCCACGGCGTCACGGTGATGGAGGACCCGCCCCTCGCGCGGGCGCTCTACGCCGGCACGAGGGTGGGCCAGGCCATCCCGATCGAGCTCTATCAGGCCGTCGCGCAGGTGCTGGCCTACGTCTGGCGCTTGAAGGGGAAGGTGTCGTAGGTGATCGCGCGCGTTTGGTCGTCGGCGGGGCGCTTCGGCGCGAGCGACCTCATCCTCGCGGCCGCGGTCGTGGTCGTCGTCCTGATGATGGTCATCCCGCTGCCGGCCGGGATCCTCAGCCTTCTGATCTCGCTCAACATCGCCGTGTCGCTCGCCATCCTGCTCGCGACGACGTACCTCACGGACCCGCTGGAGCTCTCCGTCTTCCCGAGCCTTTTGCTCGTGACGACGCTCTACCGGCTCGCGCTGAACGTGTCGAGCACCCGGCTCATCCTTCTGCAGGGCGACGCCGGCGAGGTCATCCGCAAGTTCGGCGAGTTCGTCGTCGGGGGCAACCCGGTCGTCGGATTCATCGTCTTCCTCATCCTTGTCCTCATCCAGTTCCTCGTCATCACGCGCGGCGCCGAACGCGTGGCCGAGGTCGCCGCGCGGTTCACCCTCGACGCCATGCCGGGCAAGCAGATGGCCATCGACGCGGACCTGAACGCCGGCCTCATCGACGACCAGGAGGCGCGCCGCCGCCGCCGGGAGATCGAGCGCGAAGCCGACTTCTACGGCGCCATGGACGGCGCGAGCAAGTTCGTCAAGGGCGACGCCATCGCGGCCCTCGTCATCATCGGCATCAACATCGTCGGCGGGTTCGCCGTAGGCATGTGGCAGCACGGGCTGTCGTGGAACGACGCCCTTCTGAAGTACACGCTCCTGACCGTCGGCGAGGGCATCTCCGCGCAGATCCCGGCGCTCCTGATCTCCACGGCGACGGGCATCGTCGTCACGCGGGCCGCGAGCGCGGAGAACCTCGGCGAGGAGATGCGCGCGCAGGTGCTGACCCGCCGGCGCCCGCTGGCGATCGCCGCCGCCACGCTCGGGGTGCTTGGGCTGGTTCCGGGCCTGCCGAAGCTGCCGTTTTTCATCCTCGCCGGCGTCCTGGGCTTCGCGGCGTGGCGGATGAAGGAGCCGGGCCCGGCGCCGCAGGCGCCCGGCGAGGCGGCCGTCGCCGCGCCGGCGCCGACGACGCCGGAGCAGGCCGCGGCGCTGGTGGCCGTCGACCCCATGGAGATCGAACTCGGGTACAGCCTCCTGCCGCTCGCGGAAGGCGAGCACGGCGGCGAGCTCATGGCGCGCATCGGCGCCATCCGGCGGCAGGTGGCGACGGACCTGGGCCTGGTCCTGCCGCTGGTCCGCGTCCGCGACAACGTGCAGCTCGCCCCGCAGGAGTACGTCGTGAAAGTGCGCGGCGTGTCCGTGGGGCGCGGCGAGCTGTACCTCGACCGCTTCCTCGCGATCGACCCCGGCGGCGTGCAGGACGAGTTCCCCGGCATCCCGACCCGGGAGCCGGCTTTCGGCCTGCCGGCCATGTGGATCCGCGCCGAGGACCGCGACCGCGCCGAGAGCGCCGGGTACACGGTCGTCGATCCGGCGTCGGTGCTCGCCACGCATCTCATGGAGATCGTGAAGCGCCACGCCGCCGACCTCCTCACCCGGCAGGAGGTCAAGGCCATGCTCGACGTCCTTCGTGACCGTTCGCCGGCGGTCGTGGACGAGATCGTCCCGGGCATCCTGCCGCTCGGCACGGTGCACCGCGTCCTCCAGAACCTCTTGCGTGAGCGCGTGCCCATCCGGGACCTGGTGACGATCCTCGAGGCGCTCGCCGACGCCGGGCAGCAGACCAAGGACGCCGACGCCCTGACCGAAACGGTGCGCGCGGCGCTCGCGCGGCAGATCAGCGCCGCGTTGCCGGTGGAGCAGGGGTACCTGCCCGTGGTCGCCCTTGCGCCCGAGGTCGAGGACGAGCTGGCCCGAGCGGCGACGAGCGAGGGCGCCGTCGACCCGCAGCGCCTGCAGGAGATCCGGAAGAAGGCGCACGACGCCATCCAGCGCGTGCGCGCCGAAGGCATCCGCCCCGTCGTGCTCTGCTCGCCGGGCGTGCGGCTGGCGTTCCGGCGGCTGATCGAACGCCAGCACGCCGACGTGCCGGTGCTGGCGTACCACGAGCTCGCGGGCGACATCTCGGTGAAAGCCGTTCAGGTGGTGGACTGACGTGATGATCCGCAAGTTCCGCGCGCCGACGTTGCAGGAGGCGCTGGAAGAGGTCCGGCGGACCTTCGGCCCGGACGCGGTGGTCCTGCAGACGCGCCGCGGCGCGGACGGCCTGCTGTGGCAGCGCCGCCCTTGGGTGGAGGTGACGGCGGCGCCCGCGGCCGAGGCGGCGCGGGCGAGGCGGGAGGCGGCTGCCGCGACACCGGCGCCCGCGCAGGCGCCCTCCGGGGACGCGCCCCGGCTGGACCGCGCAGACACGAGCGACGAGGCCCTCGCGGCGCTGCGCCGCGCCGCCCTCGCTCCGCAGGCCGTCGCCGTCGCCCCGGCGCCGGCCGC includes the following:
- the fliP gene encoding flagellar type III secretion system pore protein FliP (The bacterial flagellar biogenesis protein FliP forms a type III secretion system (T3SS)-type pore required for flagellar assembly.); protein product: MDVPGRGRACGTGPAAPRLERHPDRPAQGGRRADVTITIGGSNGLVPALQIILFLTALALVPAVLVMMTAFTRILVVLSFVRTAVGAGQVPPNAVIIGLALFLTIFVMAPVGQAIYQQAWVPFRAGQIDQATALRRAEGPARDFMLKQTRESDLALFWRLSGHTGQVRREDVPLTALVPAFAISELKTAFEMGFIIYIPFLVIDMVVASTLMSMGMLMLPPVLVSLPFKVLLFVLVDGWHLVAQNLVQGY
- the flhA gene encoding flagellar biosynthesis protein FlhA — encoded protein: MARVWSSAGRFGASDLILAAAVVVVVLMMVIPLPAGILSLLISLNIAVSLAILLATTYLTDPLELSVFPSLLLVTTLYRLALNVSSTRLILLQGDAGEVIRKFGEFVVGGNPVVGFIVFLILVLIQFLVITRGAERVAEVAARFTLDAMPGKQMAIDADLNAGLIDDQEARRRRREIEREADFYGAMDGASKFVKGDAIAALVIIGINIVGGFAVGMWQHGLSWNDALLKYTLLTVGEGISAQIPALLISTATGIVVTRAASAENLGEEMRAQVLTRRRPLAIAAATLGVLGLVPGLPKLPFFILAGVLGFAAWRMKEPGPAPQAPGEAAVAAPAPTTPEQAAALVAVDPMEIELGYSLLPLAEGEHGGELMARIGAIRRQVATDLGLVLPLVRVRDNVQLAPQEYVVKVRGVSVGRGELYLDRFLAIDPGGVQDEFPGIPTREPAFGLPAMWIRAEDRDRAESAGYTVVDPASVLATHLMEIVKRHAADLLTRQEVKAMLDVLRDRSPAVVDEIVPGILPLGTVHRVLQNLLRERVPIRDLVTILEALADAGQQTKDADALTETVRAALARQISAALPVEQGYLPVVALAPEVEDELARAATSEGAVDPQRLQEIRKKAHDAIQRVRAEGIRPVVLCSPGVRLAFRRLIERQHADVPVLAYHELAGDISVKAVQVVD
- the fliR gene encoding flagellar biosynthetic protein FliR, coding for MDGLLSVSLDRWLVFWAVVARVSAVVATAPVYGAAFVPGVLRVGLALAVSYALWPSVAAPAPPSDLWGAAAFVLGEAVTGLAIGLMSRMAFAAVQAMGSLLDLDLGFGAANLLDPASEQPLPLLANFMNLFATVVYLLSNAHYVLFAAIADSFRLLPVGAWTAPSFARPVLDAFVASFLTAVQLAVPILAASFLVTVALAVLSRAVPQLNVFLIGLPVKSAVGLAGLSLLLPIYAGMMRRIFPADAAAILGPLGGS
- the flhB gene encoding flagellar biosynthesis protein FlhB, which codes for MDLQLFAEERRFPATPKRRREARRRGQVAHSGDLSAAVVLLGVAAVAQWWAPAAARRVAAFAVHLWSTPVGGIWDGQAPYGVLAAATSAFLGAAAPLLAAGALVGAAVGVAQSGFGFSLLAAAPQWSRVNPLAGIGRLFSSRSLVELVKSLLKLAVVGALTYASVARTISAMPVWLESGVGGAMVQVAQATVTLIWRLGLAFLVLAAADYAYQRFMHEQSLRMTRQEVREETRESEGDPQLRARIRRRQREIARRRMLHDVRHADVVVTNPTHYAVALRYRPGIEAAPVVVAKGKGWLALRIRELARAHGVTVMEDPPLARALYAGTRVGQAIPIELYQAVAQVLAYVWRLKGKVS
- the fliQ gene encoding flagellar biosynthesis protein FliQ, whose amino-acid sequence is MTDGMVIQLSRDAMMTGLLVAAPVLGIGMVVGLLVSLFQATTQINEQTLAFVPKILAMLGALALFGPWMLHVLVDYTTRVWNLLPVLGGGA